A portion of the Corynebacterium rouxii genome contains these proteins:
- a CDS encoding metal ABC transporter solute-binding protein, Zn/Mn family gives MAHRLIRTAIAAVAATGLVAAAGCSTTDSGTSASGTSSAVKSDTLKIFATTSYIGDAVKNIAPDADLTIMVGPGGDPHTYQPSTADLEAMQNADAVIWSGLGMEANMVDQLRGLGDKQIAVAEQLPESQLLPWVEEDEHDHEHGDEHGHHHESQWDPHVWNSTDNWKLVVDQIVKKLSAADSANADTYKANGEKYNKQIDEANAYVQAKIDTIPQDQRTLVSGHDAFRYFGKQFGLEAKATDFVTSDAERSANELEDLATFIVEHHVPVIFQDASANPQAVKSLEENVAKKGGKVKVVDKELYSDSLGAEAPADTYIGALKYNADTIAEAFSSTR, from the coding sequence ATGGCACATCGACTAATCCGTACCGCAATCGCAGCTGTGGCTGCCACAGGTCTTGTGGCAGCAGCCGGTTGCTCCACCACCGACTCTGGCACCAGCGCTTCCGGAACTTCGAGCGCCGTCAAGAGCGACACTCTTAAAATCTTTGCTACCACCAGCTACATTGGTGACGCTGTGAAGAACATCGCCCCCGACGCAGACCTCACCATCATGGTGGGCCCTGGTGGCGATCCGCACACCTACCAGCCATCCACCGCCGACCTTGAGGCAATGCAAAACGCGGATGCCGTTATCTGGTCGGGCCTTGGCATGGAAGCCAACATGGTTGACCAGCTTCGTGGGCTTGGCGACAAGCAAATCGCCGTAGCAGAGCAGCTTCCTGAGTCCCAGCTGTTGCCATGGGTTGAGGAAGATGAGCATGATCATGAGCACGGCGACGAGCACGGCCATCACCATGAGTCGCAGTGGGATCCTCATGTATGGAACTCCACGGATAACTGGAAGCTTGTTGTCGACCAGATCGTCAAGAAGCTCTCCGCTGCGGATTCTGCTAACGCTGATACCTACAAGGCCAATGGCGAGAAGTACAACAAGCAAATCGACGAGGCCAACGCTTATGTTCAGGCCAAGATTGACACGATTCCGCAGGATCAGCGCACCCTCGTGTCGGGTCACGACGCTTTCCGTTACTTTGGCAAGCAGTTCGGCCTTGAGGCAAAAGCCACTGACTTTGTCACCTCTGACGCTGAGCGCTCTGCAAACGAGCTTGAGGATTTGGCTACCTTCATCGTGGAGCACCACGTCCCAGTGATCTTCCAGGATGCTTCTGCTAACCCACAGGCTGTGAAGTCCCTAGAGGAGAACGTGGCTAAGAAGGGCGGCAAGGTCAAGGTTGTGGATAAGGAGCTCTACAGCGACTCCCTTGGCGCTGAGGCCCCTGCTGATACCTACATCGGTGCCTTGAAGTACAACGCAGACACCATTGCGGAGGCTTTCTCCTCGACCCGCTAG
- the wzt gene encoding galactan export ABC transporter ATP-binding subunit Wzt/RfbE: MVSIDTYNACVDFPIFDAKSRSMKKAFLGAAGGAIGRNKDNTVVVEALRDVNLHLREGDRIGLVGHNGAGKSTLLRLLSGIYEPTRGSAHVRGRVAPVFDLGVGMDPEISGYENIVIRGLFLGQTRKQMKQKMDEIAEFTELGDYLSMPLRTYSTGMRIRLALGVVTSIEPEILLLDEGIGAVDAAFMAKARERLSDLVKRSGILVFASHSNDFLVQLCDSALWVDHGTIRQAGPVADIVEAYEGKEAAEHVRRLQARM; encoded by the coding sequence ATGGTATCCATCGACACCTACAACGCCTGCGTTGACTTCCCCATCTTCGACGCCAAATCGCGCTCCATGAAAAAAGCCTTCCTCGGAGCAGCCGGCGGCGCAATCGGACGCAACAAAGACAACACCGTTGTTGTCGAAGCGCTTCGCGACGTCAACCTGCACCTACGCGAAGGCGACCGCATCGGACTCGTCGGTCACAACGGCGCCGGCAAATCCACACTCCTGCGACTCCTCTCCGGAATCTACGAACCCACCCGCGGCTCCGCACACGTCCGCGGCCGCGTCGCCCCCGTGTTTGACCTCGGCGTAGGCATGGACCCAGAAATCTCCGGATACGAAAACATCGTCATCCGAGGACTCTTCCTCGGCCAAACCCGCAAACAAATGAAACAAAAAATGGACGAAATCGCCGAATTCACCGAACTCGGCGACTACCTCTCCATGCCACTACGCACCTACTCCACCGGCATGCGCATCCGCCTCGCCCTCGGAGTAGTCACCTCCATCGAACCCGAAATCCTGCTTCTCGACGAAGGCATTGGAGCTGTCGACGCCGCCTTCATGGCAAAAGCACGCGAACGACTCTCCGACCTTGTCAAACGCTCCGGCATCCTCGTATTCGCCTCCCACTCCAACGACTTCCTCGTCCAACTATGCGACTCCGCACTCTGGGTCGACCACGGCACCATCCGCCAAGCCGGACCAGTAGCCGACATCGTGGAAGCCTACGAAGGAAAAGAAGCAGCCGAACACGTGCGCAGACTGCAAGCCAGAATGTAG
- the wzm gene encoding galactan export ABC transporter permease subunit Wzm/RfbD: protein MQEQAERHNNETLEEMVARITNTDTTADEPSQSKTLAAAWADLVRGFSQRELWLQLGWQDIKQRYRRSVLGPLWITIATGVMALALGLLYSVLFKIPVAQFLPHVTVGLIMWNFIAGCIKEGSEVFIANEGLIKQLPSALSVHVYRLVWKQTLFLMHNMVIWVILMAIFPRPLGWDILLGIPALALLIANGVWVTMFFGIVATRYRDFSPLLEALTQLLFYVTPIVWTTETLYSQGGAVSERAKLAMLNPLYHYMEVIRAPLIGAPIHPLNWIVVGCCTVIGLFIAMLAMRQWRFRVSYWV from the coding sequence GTGCAGGAACAAGCTGAACGTCATAACAACGAGACACTCGAAGAGATGGTAGCCCGTATTACCAACACGGACACCACCGCCGACGAGCCGTCGCAATCCAAGACACTCGCAGCCGCCTGGGCAGACCTCGTTCGGGGCTTCTCCCAGCGGGAACTCTGGCTCCAACTAGGATGGCAAGACATCAAGCAGCGCTACCGCCGCTCCGTGCTCGGCCCCCTATGGATCACCATCGCCACCGGTGTGATGGCACTCGCCCTCGGCCTGCTGTACTCCGTGCTCTTCAAAATCCCCGTCGCCCAATTCCTCCCCCACGTCACTGTGGGATTAATCATGTGGAACTTCATCGCGGGATGTATTAAAGAAGGCTCCGAAGTCTTCATCGCCAACGAAGGCCTGATCAAACAGCTCCCCTCCGCGCTCTCCGTCCACGTCTACCGCCTGGTCTGGAAACAAACCCTCTTCCTCATGCACAACATGGTGATCTGGGTCATCCTCATGGCGATCTTCCCACGGCCGCTCGGCTGGGACATCCTCCTCGGAATCCCCGCCCTCGCGCTACTGATCGCCAACGGCGTATGGGTCACCATGTTCTTCGGCATCGTAGCCACCCGCTACCGCGATTTCTCGCCGCTGCTCGAAGCACTCACCCAACTCCTGTTCTACGTCACACCCATCGTGTGGACCACCGAAACGCTCTACTCCCAAGGCGGAGCCGTCTCCGAACGCGCCAAACTGGCCATGCTCAACCCCCTGTACCACTACATGGAAGTCATCCGCGCCCCCTTGATCGGGGCCCCCATCCACCCACTGAACTGGATCGTCGTGGGTTGCTGCACCGTTATCGGACTCTTCATCGCCATGCTCGCCATGCGCCAATGGCGATTCCGCGTCAGCTACTGGGTTTAA
- a CDS encoding aminotransferase class V-fold PLP-dependent enzyme, with protein MAFDVARVRGAYTSITGGWTYMNAQQQAQIPERVAAAVARGFRNSPIVEDVEPAFGSHARERHAGLFSSDGYVRSAQVAIADLTGTSADAVILGPNLEVLFSRFAAAVWPLVRRGSSVVMAHGCSPAMTVGAETRWAQPDLGTGEIPAWQFGSLVDGSTRLVALRAADPQVGTINPIREISEYVHGASRAWLLVDASSLAGHRPITMEALGADIVALDCSAFGGPQVAALAFRDATMFPRLDADLLNSSVAPGLAAGVSAAVDHIADLDESVRGTRRNRLVDSIESAGLYLGRLGTYLADSLDSLPKTHVFGVTGEAAAGSDADRIPHVTFCIDGVPADLIYHRLLSNRIVGALSTPSPLLDAMGAEDTHGTISLALAPFNTTHDVDQLMRVVASFA; from the coding sequence ATGGCGTTTGATGTGGCGCGCGTCCGTGGTGCGTACACCTCTATTACCGGTGGGTGGACGTATATGAATGCTCAGCAGCAGGCTCAGATCCCTGAGCGGGTGGCTGCTGCTGTGGCGCGTGGCTTTCGTAATTCGCCGATTGTGGAGGATGTGGAGCCGGCTTTTGGTTCTCATGCGCGGGAGCGACATGCTGGGCTTTTTTCCTCTGATGGGTATGTGCGTTCGGCGCAGGTGGCTATTGCGGATTTGACGGGTACTTCGGCTGACGCGGTGATTCTTGGCCCTAATTTGGAGGTTCTGTTTTCTCGATTTGCGGCTGCGGTGTGGCCATTGGTGCGCCGTGGTTCGTCGGTTGTGATGGCGCATGGTTGTTCGCCGGCGATGACGGTTGGTGCGGAGACGCGGTGGGCGCAGCCGGATTTGGGTACGGGTGAGATTCCGGCGTGGCAGTTTGGTTCGCTTGTCGACGGCTCCACGCGTCTGGTGGCTCTTCGCGCCGCGGATCCTCAGGTGGGCACGATTAACCCCATCCGAGAGATCTCTGAGTACGTTCATGGGGCTTCTCGGGCATGGCTGCTTGTCGACGCCTCCTCTTTGGCCGGTCATCGTCCCATCACAATGGAGGCATTGGGTGCCGACATCGTGGCTCTTGATTGCTCTGCTTTTGGTGGCCCCCAGGTTGCTGCGCTGGCTTTCCGCGATGCCACGATGTTCCCGCGGCTTGACGCCGACCTGCTCAACAGCAGTGTCGCGCCGGGTCTTGCTGCTGGTGTGTCGGCTGCGGTGGATCATATTGCGGATTTGGATGAGTCGGTGCGTGGTACGCGTCGTAACCGTCTCGTGGATAGCATTGAGTCCGCTGGCCTTTACTTGGGCCGGTTGGGTACCTATTTGGCGGATTCTTTGGATTCGTTGCCTAAGACGCACGTGTTTGGCGTGACTGGCGAGGCCGCCGCGGGTTCAGACGCCGACCGCATCCCTCATGTGACCTTCTGTATCGATGGCGTGCCGGCTGACCTAATTTATCACCGCTTACTGAGCAACCGCATTGTGGGCGCTTTGTCTACACCGTCGCCGCTTCTCGACGCCATGGGTGCCGAGGACACCCACGGCACCATCAGTTTGGCTCTGGCACCGTTTAACACCACCCACGATGTTGACCAGTTGATGCGGGTGGTGGCGAGCTTCGCTTAA
- a CDS encoding NAD(P)H-quinone oxidoreductase encodes MRAIYVQDDATLAVHDAPTPTLQPGEVLVQIKAAGVNRADLLQAAGHYPPPPGESDIIGLECAGVIADAGTTSRNVGDKVACLLAGGGYAEYVAVPEGQLMPIPEGYSFAEAAAVVEVATTVWSNIGMLTGLEPEHTFLIHGGAGGIGTFAIQLAKYVGATVAVTAGSKEKLETCRELGADILINYREEDFAEVLKNKCDRILDIMGAKYLDQNVRALAMDGHQVTIGMQGGVKGELNIGRLLSKRGTISATALRARDREDKARIVASTVDNVWPLLADGTIRHHIHATLPLEQAQQAHEMLKSGEVTGKIVLEV; translated from the coding sequence ATGAGGGCAATTTACGTTCAAGACGACGCCACCTTGGCAGTCCACGATGCACCAACACCCACCCTGCAACCAGGCGAAGTACTCGTCCAGATCAAAGCCGCCGGCGTCAACCGCGCAGACCTCCTACAGGCAGCAGGCCACTACCCACCGCCACCCGGTGAATCCGACATCATCGGGCTCGAGTGCGCCGGTGTGATCGCAGACGCGGGCACCACCAGCCGCAACGTCGGTGACAAAGTCGCCTGTCTGCTAGCCGGCGGCGGGTACGCCGAGTATGTGGCGGTGCCAGAAGGCCAGCTCATGCCCATCCCCGAGGGTTACAGCTTCGCTGAGGCGGCAGCCGTCGTAGAGGTTGCCACCACCGTGTGGTCGAATATCGGGATGCTCACCGGCTTGGAACCCGAGCACACGTTCTTGATCCATGGCGGCGCGGGCGGGATCGGCACCTTTGCCATCCAGCTGGCTAAGTATGTGGGTGCCACGGTGGCGGTGACGGCTGGTTCGAAGGAGAAGCTGGAAACGTGCCGTGAGCTGGGTGCGGACATCCTGATTAATTATCGGGAGGAGGATTTTGCAGAGGTCCTGAAGAATAAGTGCGATCGCATTTTGGACATTATGGGTGCGAAGTATCTGGACCAAAACGTGCGCGCACTGGCAATGGACGGCCACCAGGTGACCATCGGCATGCAAGGTGGTGTGAAGGGTGAGCTCAACATTGGGCGGCTGCTGAGCAAGCGCGGCACGATCTCTGCGACGGCGTTGCGCGCCCGCGACCGCGAGGACAAGGCACGCATTGTGGCGTCGACAGTCGACAACGTGTGGCCACTGCTTGCCGACGGCACCATCCGGCACCACATCCACGCCACGCTCCCCCTAGAGCAGGCCCAGCAGGCCCATGAGATGCTCAAAAGCGGGGAGGTAACCGGAAAGATCGTCCTCGAGGTTTAA
- the hisC gene encoding histidinol-phosphate transaminase, with protein sequence MIRKDLSQIPTYVPGKRNDHALKLSSNEVTHRPLPSAAQAMAKAAAGANRYPDMGVTELRGALSEHLGVPAEQIAVGCGSSALCQQLVQITCTPGDEVVFPWRSFEAYPIFVQVVGATPVAVPLTSDGFNDLDAMAAAITPTTKLVFVCNPNNPSGTVVRREAFLEFMAKVPADVVVALDEAYTEYVRDEDTIFATEILSEFPNLVGLRTFSKAFGLAGVRVGYAFGPHELIDALNKVALPFGVNAVGQAGALASLNNLDELMEHTEEVVAVRDRVADHIGAAHSQANFVWIPAESRNEPPFEIAEKLAAHDVLVRAFPEGVRITVTNEEESDRLLAAWDASFA encoded by the coding sequence ATGATCCGCAAAGACCTTTCCCAGATCCCAACATACGTTCCTGGCAAACGCAACGACCACGCCCTCAAATTATCCAGTAACGAGGTCACTCATCGCCCCCTGCCGTCCGCAGCCCAGGCGATGGCGAAAGCCGCCGCCGGTGCGAATCGCTACCCAGACATGGGTGTTACTGAATTACGCGGTGCACTTTCGGAGCATCTCGGCGTCCCAGCAGAGCAGATCGCCGTGGGCTGCGGCTCCTCAGCGTTGTGTCAGCAGTTAGTGCAGATCACCTGCACCCCAGGAGATGAGGTGGTGTTCCCGTGGCGCAGCTTCGAGGCATACCCCATATTCGTGCAGGTAGTGGGCGCAACACCGGTGGCAGTGCCGCTGACCAGTGACGGATTTAATGATCTCGATGCGATGGCGGCAGCGATCACCCCCACCACGAAGCTGGTGTTCGTGTGCAATCCGAATAACCCTTCGGGCACAGTGGTGCGTCGAGAAGCGTTTTTGGAGTTCATGGCGAAGGTGCCAGCGGATGTCGTCGTAGCGCTTGACGAGGCCTACACCGAATACGTCCGCGACGAAGACACCATCTTCGCCACCGAAATCCTCAGCGAATTCCCCAACCTCGTGGGCCTGCGCACCTTCTCCAAAGCATTCGGACTCGCCGGCGTCCGCGTGGGCTACGCCTTCGGCCCACACGAGCTTATCGACGCCCTCAACAAAGTCGCCCTCCCCTTCGGAGTCAATGCCGTCGGCCAAGCCGGCGCACTCGCATCACTGAACAACCTCGACGAACTCATGGAACACACCGAAGAAGTAGTAGCCGTACGCGACCGCGTCGCCGACCACATCGGCGCCGCACACTCGCAAGCAAACTTCGTGTGGATCCCCGCCGAATCCCGCAACGAACCCCCCTTCGAAATCGCCGAAAAACTCGCAGCTCACGACGTCCTCGTGCGCGCTTTCCCCGAAGGGGTCCGCATCACCGTGACCAACGAAGAAGAAAGCGATCGCCTGCTAGCCGCATGGGACGCGAGCTTCGCCTAG
- a CDS encoding DUF433 domain-containing protein — MGYDISLTATLTGATVAQLQRWRTTGLLVPEASASRPVEYSFRDLVALRTIAKLRAQTSLQQIRKAFSSLSDFDMVDHPSKYQFATDGKTVKVWTDDGFMDLSDTHKGQFEFYTLADIYKPFMNMNDKLVPDFRNPKPHLEVNPRCIGGYPTIKGSRIPYLDIAELYRSGELEPGEIEEFYPQVSDAAARDAVEFHTMVLENVA; from the coding sequence ATGGGCTACGATATCTCACTTACAGCAACGCTAACCGGTGCAACGGTTGCCCAACTTCAACGTTGGCGTACTACGGGACTACTTGTTCCTGAGGCCTCAGCTTCTCGACCAGTTGAATATTCTTTCCGTGATTTAGTCGCCTTGCGTACGATCGCCAAGCTGCGGGCTCAGACATCGCTTCAGCAGATTCGCAAGGCATTTTCATCGTTGAGCGATTTTGACATGGTGGATCACCCTTCTAAGTATCAATTCGCCACCGATGGCAAGACTGTCAAGGTCTGGACCGACGATGGGTTCATGGATTTGAGTGACACTCACAAAGGGCAGTTTGAGTTTTACACGCTGGCGGATATTTATAAGCCGTTCATGAATATGAATGACAAGTTGGTTCCTGACTTTAGGAACCCAAAGCCACATCTCGAAGTAAATCCGCGTTGCATTGGTGGCTATCCCACCATCAAGGGATCAAGGATTCCATATCTCGACATAGCTGAGCTGTACAGATCAGGCGAACTAGAACCAGGTGAAATCGAAGAATTCTACCCACAGGTTTCTGATGCAGCTGCAAGGGACGCTGTGGAATTTCACACGATGGTGCTGGAGAATGTCGCATGA
- a CDS encoding tyrosine-type recombinase/integrase — MAYVRDLWMKKNPDKTSRIKKVRSARWGKGKRWQAVWVENGNEITKTFHNHDEAELYAARAEVGQADGTWITKDKVDVTLSDLWEPWLASKGNISDKSRRDYLSYWNVHIRPQWGQTPCAHIQRSVINAWIPTLSTMKGVPASQPPRALSESAMRKVGLIIHGILDLAVELGVIHQNPIRTGDLPKQKKSERRYLKITEVDELIRQAPTEQAKLLLRVLIMTGLRPGEAKGLKVKDLDPVRGRLMIRRDVDDLGREDSTKTRNHRDVPIGGEILLLLDRYAQGKDPDAWLIPDERGKVWTTSRWRVVWKNLCIWTGIGDLDTYELRHTAASIAIAAGADVKTVQLMLGHSSAAMTLDIYAHLWEEGLDAIPSAMEAHMESERKRAGELSSMREASEAERRRAGFRVIG; from the coding sequence ATGGCATACGTCCGTGATCTCTGGATGAAGAAAAACCCCGACAAAACCTCACGCATTAAAAAGGTACGATCAGCACGATGGGGTAAGGGGAAACGCTGGCAAGCAGTCTGGGTTGAGAATGGAAATGAAATAACAAAAACCTTCCATAACCATGACGAAGCCGAACTATATGCAGCCCGCGCTGAAGTTGGACAAGCTGACGGTACGTGGATTACCAAAGATAAAGTAGATGTCACACTCTCCGACCTCTGGGAACCGTGGCTAGCGTCTAAAGGAAATATCTCAGACAAAAGCAGACGAGACTACCTCAGCTATTGGAACGTCCATATCCGACCACAATGGGGCCAAACCCCTTGCGCGCACATCCAACGCTCAGTAATCAACGCCTGGATCCCCACACTCTCCACAATGAAAGGCGTGCCAGCCAGCCAACCACCACGAGCACTCAGCGAATCCGCCATGCGCAAAGTCGGCCTCATCATCCACGGAATCCTCGACCTCGCAGTGGAGCTAGGCGTCATCCACCAAAACCCCATCAGAACTGGCGACCTCCCAAAACAAAAGAAATCAGAACGCCGATACCTCAAAATCACAGAAGTCGACGAACTCATCAGACAAGCACCAACCGAACAAGCAAAACTCCTCCTACGCGTCCTCATCATGACCGGTCTACGACCAGGAGAAGCAAAAGGACTCAAAGTCAAAGACCTAGACCCAGTACGCGGGCGTCTCATGATCCGCCGTGACGTCGACGACTTAGGGCGTGAAGACTCGACGAAAACACGAAACCATAGAGACGTACCTATTGGTGGCGAAATCCTGTTACTCCTCGATCGCTACGCTCAAGGAAAAGATCCTGATGCCTGGCTTATCCCAGATGAACGAGGCAAAGTATGGACCACCTCACGCTGGCGTGTTGTATGGAAAAACCTGTGTATTTGGACTGGTATTGGTGACCTCGACACCTACGAGCTACGACACACAGCCGCATCCATCGCTATCGCAGCCGGTGCTGATGTAAAAACTGTTCAACTCATGCTCGGACACTCCAGCGCCGCAATGACGCTAGACATCTACGCACACCTATGGGAAGAAGGACTTGACGCTATACCCAGCGCGATGGAAGCCCACATGGAAAGCGAAAGGAAACGCGCCGGAGAACTGTCCTCGATGCGTGAAGCATCAGAGGCGGAACGTCGACGCGCTGGTTTTAGGGTGATTGGGTAG